In Colletotrichum higginsianum IMI 349063 chromosome 1, whole genome shotgun sequence, the DNA window AGAATCTCGAATccgttggcgacgacgacgacgacgacgatgacgactGTGGTTCATCCGCTCCGGGGCCCAGCCGACCAGGTCATGTCCGGGGACTATCCGACATCGATCCACAGGTCCAGGATGCGATCGATGCTGAACGGAGCCTTACGCCTCGAGAGGCCATTCGCGCGTATCCCATGGCTGTTTTCTGGAGCCTGGTAGTGTCTCTGTGTGTCATTATGGAAGGTGTGTCAATCGCTTGTTTCTCATGCTTGGTATCAATCGCTACTCTGATttccgtctcggcctccgCTCGCATCCACTCTTCGACGTCTCATGGACAACTTGCCGGATGTGTACCATTTTGTGATGGAGGATGGCGGCACCTACCGCTCACAACGTCCTTTCAGATAACAATCGAGAAATACAATCACCCCCATACTGATCATCCCTGCTTTAGGCTACGACACGATTCTGATAGGTAGCTTCTTCGCCCATCCCGAGTTCGCCAAGAAATACGGCGACGGGCAAGACAGCGAAGGCCGGGACCAGCTGTCTGCTTTATGGCAAGCTATTCTGGGCAACAGCAGCACAGTCGGCTGCATCTTTggcgtcctcgccaacggcttcatcgtcgagaGGTTCGGCCAGAAGTTCGCCCTCATCAGCTCCCTGTTCGTCCTCTCCGGGTGCATCTTCGTCACCTTCTTCGCCACCAACAAGGTCATGCTCATGCTCGGCCAAATCGCCTGCGGCCTGCCGTGGGGCGTCTtcgcctcgtcggcgccggcctaCGCGTCCGAGGTGCTGCCCCTGGCCCTGCGCGTCTACCTGACCACGTGGACCAACATGTGCTTCATCATCGGCCAGTTGatgtccgccgccgtcctcgccggcctgctccCCCGGAGAGACGAGTGGTCTTTCCGCATCCCGTTCGCCCTGCAATGGTCGTGGCCGGTGCTTCTCATCCCGTTGCTTGCCTTTGCCCCTGAGTCCCCGTGGCATCTCGTCCGCAATGGCCAGCTCGACAAGGCAGAAAAGGCGCTGTCCCGCCTGCAGAGACGGAAGGTCAATAACATGGATGCCAAGGTCCGGTTGAAAGAAATCATCGAGACCGACCGCATGGAGCAGAGGCACCAGACGGGCACCAGCTACTGGGACTGTTTCCGGGGCGTCGAGAGACGCCGGACGGAGATCGCGTGCCTCGCCTTTGCCGGGCAGGTCCTCTCGGGCTCGAGCTTCGCCTACAACTCGGTCTACTTCTTCCAGCAAGCGGGTCTGAAGCCGCAGGACAACTACGACCTCAACGTGGGCgggacggccttggccttgatcGGAACCGTCGTCAACTGGGTGGCGTTCATGCCGTACTTTGGTCGCCGTCGCATCTATCTCTGGGGCATGCTCAGCATGGCCACGATCCTGttcgtcatcggcatcctcgacaGGGTCGGACGCATGCCgaacgccgccaccgagcCGATCGGCTGGGTGCAGGCCAGCCTCACCCTCGTCTGGACCTTCATCTTCCAGCTGTCCGTCGGCCAGCTGGGGTGGGCGATACCCGCGGAGGTCGGCTCGACGCGCCTGCGACAGAAGACCATCTGCGTCGCGCGGTTCACGTACTACGTCATGAGCCTGCTGGCCAGCACCATCCAGCCGTACTTCATCAACCCGAATGCGTGGAACCTCAAGGGGACCACGGGGTTTGTCTGGGGCAGCTCGGCTTTTGCGACGTTTGTCTGGGCCTTTTTCCGATTGCCCGAGACCAAAGGACGCACGTACGAGGAACTGGATTATCTCTTCCACAACGAAATCCCTACCAGAGAGTTTGAAAGTACCGAGGTCGACATCTttgacggggaggaggagaaggttTTCCCGTCGTCTGCAAAGTAACTCGAGGGCCGTTCCAGCCCATTTGTTCCTCTTCGCGGCCCTTTCTACCAGCTGTTTATGTTGAATCAGCCGTCTGTGTTACTCTCACCCTATGCTATGCCGTGCGAGAGAAGATGAAAGGGGGAGAGGCCAGTACGGGAAGGGCAAGATGATTGGGAGAAAGGACAAATGGCAGAGGAAAGTGCCATGGAGTTTGAACCGCCGTTGGAAAGGCTGTTGAAAGCTAAGATCCTTGCAAACAGACATGAACAGGAAATCCTGTTTTACCTGCCTTTCGCTCCGTGATCCACTCCCTCAATATTTGACCGCAAGATCGGAACAATAGAGGCGTGGGACGGTTTGCTTTCAGCTACTAGAACAGAAAGTAACCATGTTTCTTTTTTCGTATCCCAAGGAGCCCGCGTGGCTATTTGCTTCGCTTTCCAAAACATTCGATGAGGAGGATTGCGGATTCCCTAGTGCAAGTGGCTTTATCAAGTGGGGTGTAGATTGATTAGAAGTCACTTTTTGGCCAGCATGATTACTCAGACGTCAGCTGGGTTTCGGAGGGAAAAGCCATGAATTACTCAATGGGGCAAGCCAAGGTCCGATGCTTCAGAACCAAGACTCCCAAAGCGGCTACTTTTACCTCCGAACTGCTACAACGGCAGCTAGACACCACCCGCGTTTGAACAGGTCTCGGACCCTTTGTGACCTACAGACCGTTGAACGATTAGCAATCGATCCCTGCATTTGTCATTTCGCATCGTCCTACCAGCGTTGTCCCATGCACCGGATGCAGATCAGATCAGGGCCCACCAACTGCTTCCTTTGCTGCTAGAAGCATTTCGACGCCACCCGTCTGTCAGTCGTCTGCATTTGTTGACACCGGAAAGAGAATCGTGTCTGAAATCCTACAGGTCCATTCCGAACCGAGACTCACACCATGTGTATTAAAGAAGAGACAGAGCGCCGCCTTTGGATTGAGAGAAGAGCCTGACAGCAGACAATTCAGCTTCCTTCAACCAATCCAGCACATTCATCAGCAACAAAACTCAAACTTGCCTTATTTGACAATCACCACAGACGCCTGCGAGCATCCAACTAGCACCACTACCGAATTCAAGAACACGAAAAGCAGAACCAACCGGGACAAACAGCACAATGTCTGGACAGCAAGGACGCAAgatcgccatcgtcggcgccagcGGCAACATCGGCGGTCTCACCCTCAACGCCCTCCGCGAGAGGGGCATCCacaccatcaccgtcctcACCCGCGCGGGGTCCTCCGCCACGTTCCCCTCCGACGTGACcgtcaagaagggcgacTACTCGGACGAGTCCTtcctcgcctcggccttcCGGGGCCaggacgtcgtcgtgctCCAGCTCGGCTTCGACAGCTTCATGACCGGCCAGGCGCCGCTCATCCGCGCGGCGGCAAAGGCCGGCGTCAAGTGGGTGCTGCCCACCGAGTTCGGCTCCGACCCGGCGCCGTCCAAGCTGCTCGACGCCAGCCCCCTGGTCTCGGGCAAGAAGCAGTTCCGCGAcctggtcgaggagctgggcaTGAGCTggatcgccgtcgtcaacaacCCGTGGTTCGACTGGTCCCTCGGGCAGGGCTTCTGGGGCATCGACGTCGCGAAGCGGTCCGCGCGCCTgttcgacggcggcgagaccAAGTTCGTCACGACCACCATCGGCACCACCGCCAAGGCCACCGCGGGCGTCCTCAGCCTGCCCGAGCCGGAGTTCGAGGCGTTCCGCAACAGGCCGGTGTATCTCAAGTCGTTCCACGTCAGCCAGCGGGACATGCTCGGCAGCATCCTGCGCGCGACGGGcaccgaggagaaggatTGGAAGGTCGAGGTCCAGGATGCCGCTGCTGTCGTTGCCGACtgcgaggagaaggcgaagCAGGGCGACCAATTCGCGTCTCTGGTTGGGTTTTACGTCAACCACATGCGCGAGGGCTGGGGCGGTGATTACAATGAGAAGGTGGCCGATATGGGCAAGCTCGGTGTTGCGGAGGAAAAGTTGGATGAGGTTGTCGCGAGGGTTGTCAAAGAGATTGGTCAGTGAATGCGTTGTCGAGGGTTGTGTTTCCCCATTGATGTAATTGTCTCATTCACGGTAACAACAAGAAGCACAAAAAGCAGAAGAAATTGAAAAAATACAAAGAAACATAGGAAATGCGACGCGATGAGTGACTCCTTGGTCGGTCTCATTCAATACGGTGGGCATATTGCAGTGTCAGTTCGGCCTTTTCAGTAGGTATGTAGTCAGGAACAGAATGAGCCGTTCTTCGTCTTTATCTTGCCAACAAGAATAGTGCATTAAAGAGATTGTAGTACCAGATAAGAGATGATAGTTCTGTCCCTGTCGATACAAGATGTACCGTGGTTTGGTTCCGAGCGCTCACCTGTTTTTCTCTACCAAAACGCGTTTCTTGACCAACAAACCGTGTTTGATTCGCGGTTGCGATTCTACTAAACAATCCACAGCGCAAATTTAGATCTCCCGACCTTGAAAAGATTTCTAATAAGCTTTACCAGGATGTTACCCAAAGGCTGGGCCCAGCGATTGTGGGTGTAAACAAGCCCGTCTGCGTAACTTCTCGGTAAAGTAAACCACTGATATTATTGAAACAATCTACTCATAAGCTTACGACGGAAACGAGGTGCAAACAACCCCGCCAAGAGTCCAGCCCGGTCAAACAGGTATCCCGATCTATTGTTCCTAATTCCCGGGTGGAAAGGAACATGaatccctccccccgccgAAAAGCGGTGCCGAGGAACCGGACCCGGCGGTCGCCACATTGCCAAGGCCGCCAATTACCATGGGCATCCCGCACACGTGTGAAGGCCGACGCGAAAGATCCCGATGGGAAATTTTGAACTTCACAACGTGTTTTTCCTAGGCTAACGCCTATCTGGAAGTTAGCAAACGATAAGACGAGGGGCTCACGCACATCCCTCTGCCATAATCCTTGAACGTTTCGTCATCGAAAACGGATTTCGTGTTATTTGTGCCCTTGCCCGGTGCTCCGGCGGCCAATCATGACCCTGATGATTACCCACGAGCTCGGCCATCTGAAAGGACGCACGTGCTGGCTACCTGTTTGTAGAGAAACGACCTGGGATGCTCGCGTCTCGGGAACCCTTACAAGCTTTGGCGCATCGCTATGCTATGCGGAAAATGCATCCATAAAGGGGGGAGCTTCTGCCCATGATTCTCCAAGAGGATGCAGtgcagcccagcccagcccgccCTCTCGACAAACTGACAACTCGCCAGTTCCAGCCCATTTGCGCCTGTCTCCCCTCGATCAATTGGCTGTCGATCATCATGGTCCAGCCCATTTTGGCCGTTCTGGCTCTTGCTGCCTCGGCATCGGCTGCCTTTACCGGCAACCTCAACTACTTCTCGCCGTCCAAGCACCATGCCTCGCTCGGCGTCTCCATCAACAAGGTGGCCAAGCGCACCTACGCCAGCTCGCACTGGGACCCGGCCAAGCTCAACTTCACCCACGGCGTAGCTTCCGGCGATCCCTTCGAGGACAGCGTCATCCTGtggacgcgggcggcgccgaatgccgacaacgacaagaGCAACGTGACCGTCACCGGTTACGTGCCCTTGTACGACCACAGCACCGAGGACTACGTCAAGAAGAGCGACTCTCCGGTCTGCGTGGACTGGAAAATCAGCACGAGCAAGACCCTCGACCCTGTTGTGGATTCCGGCACGGTTTACACCAGCTCCGATGTCGATTACACTgtcaaggtcgaggccaGGAAGCTGGCACCATTTACCGTGTACTGTAAGTCATTCTGACTTCGTCCCCCCTAGGTAAAAGAAAATGCGTCTTGGATGTTGACACGTAAAAATAGACTACCAATTCAGCGTGTGCAACTCCAACAACACGTCTCCCGTCGGCCGCACCAAGACGATTCCCGCAAAGAACGCCAAGGTTGACACACCCATCAAGCTGGCCGTGTACTCTTGCAGCAACTACCGTATGGTTTTCTTCCCGTCTACGGCGTGCTCCAGAGCCGAACTAACACTCAAATAAGCTTTCGGCTTTTTCAATGCCTACGGAAACACCGTCAGGAAGGACTCTGTGGATTACGTGATTCACCTTGGTGACTACATCTACGAGTACGGCAACGGCGAGTATGGTTGGGGCAACTCTCTTGGTCGCATCCCCCTCCCGGACCGTCAGATCTATACGTAAGCGTTCCTCAATTCAACCAGTGTTCACATGGTGTACTGAGACATATGTCAGCTTGTACGACTACCGAAAGCGTCTCGCAACTTACAGGACCGACTTGGACCTGGTTGCAAGCCATCAAAACTTCCCGTGGATTCCTGTGTGGGACGACCACGGTGCGTTCTCACCCTCCGTTCAAACCTCACATATTGTACTGACTGGCAACAGAGGTGTCTGACAACACATGGAGAGATGGCTCTTCCGAACTGAACAACACCGAGGCATCCTTCAtcgccgacggtggcgttTCGGTGGACCAGCGCAAGATGAACGCTGTACGCGCTTACTTTGAGTGGAGTAGGTTCTGACTTCTTGGATTCTGTGTCCTCAGATGTTGACGAGATCCAGTGCCTATCCGCCAAGTCGATATGGATGACAACCTCCGGATCTGGAGAGAGTTCAACTTTGGCAACCTTTTCGACCTCGTCATGCTCGACACTCGGCAGTACGACCGCGCTGTAAGCTGAACATTTCACACACCGGCTCTTGTTTACACCTCCAATTTAACCTGCCCTGCTTTCAGATCACGGACGTCTACACCAACACCGACTACATCCACGCCATCTCCAACGACGCCAGCCGCTCCTTGATGGGCCCCCGCCAAGAGGCCTGGTTCTACAAGACGCTCCGCGAGAGCTCCTCCCGCGGCGCGACCTGGCGAGTCATCGGCAACCAGATCATCTTCAGCCGCATGAACGAGAGCCTGTCGCTCGGGGCCGAGAACCCGCTCAACTACGACCAGTGGGACGGGTACCAGGCCAACCGCAACCGCACCTTCCAGGTCCTGTACGAGGACAAGGTCGACAACaacatcttcctcgccggcgactcGCACGCCTCGTGGGTCTCGGACCTCGTCTGGCTCGGCGAGCACGAGTACGACCAGGACACGGGCTCCGGctccgtcggcgtcgagttcGCCGGCTCCGCCGTCAGCTCGCCGTGCCCGGCCGGCCAGAACATCACCCTGGCCAAAGCCAACGCGGGCTCGGCGTGGCTCACGGGCGCCAACCGCGAGCTGCAGTGGCAGGACCTGTACTACAGGGGCTACTACGAGCTCAGCATCGACTacgacgccgtcaacgcGTCCTTCTTCGGCATCCCCACCACGCGCATCAAGCAGGGCCACGAGATCTCTCTGGCCAACTTTACCGTCCTGGCGGGCGAGAACAAACTGCACCGGTGGAACGGCTCTACGGCCGTCGGGGGCGTCGCTGAGAGCGGAAGCTTGAAGAACGGGAGGGTTGCCCAGACGAACCTGACGCATGATACGACGACCGGGGAGTACCTCAAGTACAACGCGCCATGAGAGTTTTAAGACAAGAACCAGCCCATTAATATTGTCACAATCCCCATGAATTATCGTCACTTAGTAGAAATGTCCTGGTAGAAATGTAAAAACAGTAATGATTTGCAATCTACTTCCATGCTTGTCTCGAATGCCATGTTTGGTAACCTAGCTTGGTACGAATCAAGAGCTTTTCCAAAAACCATCGCAGTTAAAGCCTTTGTTGAATCTACAGGAGCTCAAAATCACCAGGCCATTTTCCGCGAACAGTTCTCAAACCTACAAGGTAGACATGCATGTATATTGAAGACTAGAGACCTCGAGATGAGAACTCCTCAAAGCTCCTTGACATTGCTCATACCTAGGATATCTCTAAGAGCACATCGCCACCAAAACCCGAACCCAGAACACCCAACTCATGCCCAAAGCAAACGACTTCCTATCCGTTCTGAAAGACAAGTATCTCAACTCACATCGACCTAGCAGTGACGTTGGCCCCAGAcgcaccgccgccggtgagCATGCTGTTGAACACATCCGCGGCAGTCTGGTCCTGAGTGGCAGCGACAGCCGCCGTGTCGGCCTGCTTGCATCTATCGATAGTGGCCTGCGGGGCCTTGCAGCTGTCCTGCAGACGCTGGCAGATGAAGCCGGAGATGACGCCAATCTTGAGCGCGGAGCCGTGGTCGAAGTCGCCCCGGTTGTTGGGGACGAAGGCGGCCGTCTGGCGGCCGGGGACGTCCTTGAAGGCGATGGAGGGGTCGCTGCACGAGCCGAAGTCGGTGGCGGcaccaccggcaccggcaccggcaccggcctgGCGCTTGacgaagcggcggcggcgcaggctCGCCTGGGCGCGGCACTTGTTGTTCTGCTCGTCGCACTGGGAgaccgcgccgtcgagctggccgCTGTTGACGGCGCGGGCGCAGGCGTTGTGCTGGACGTCGCAGGaccggccgagggcggcgccctTACCGACGAAGGTGTCGCCGTTGACGGAGAAGGGGCGCTTGCCGGAGCTCTGAATGACCGGAGGaggggcgccgccgagggagcCGGTGAAGGTCTGGACGTTtgtgccgccgccggcgccggccttggcatCTCCGTTGCCGTTCTCGCCGTTCTTGTCGCCGTTCTTGTTGTCGCCGTTcttgttgccgccgtcaccggcgtTTCCGGTGTTCCCGTCGGCAGTCCCGTTCTTCGCCGCGGCTTGACCTGCTGCGCCCTTGTTGCCAGCCTTGCAAGAAGCTTCCTTGCCGGCCTTATTGTTGTCCTTCTTGGCGTCGCTGTTGTCGGCGGCAGAGGCACCGGCTGTGGAAGAGGTGGCGGCCTTGGGAGCGGCAGCGTTGGAAGAGCCGGCAGCATTGGAAGAGCCGGCAGCGTTGGAAGAgccagcagcgccgccagcTTGTCCGGCGACCGGAAGGCCGGTCAGATCAATGTGAGTGGCCTTGAGCTCGCCGGTGCCTCCGGTGATGGTCGGGGTGACACCTTGAACGGCAGCGGTGATCTCCTCAGGGGTGGCATCAAGAACAAGCTTCTTCTGGGTGAAGATGCAGCCAGTTGGGTCATTCTGTTCGTCGCAGCTGTTGCCCTTGGCGGTAGTATCGGCCTTGTCGCCGGGGGCGAAAGTACCGCTCTCGAGGGCGAGCATCGGATCACCTCCAACTGAAGCCAACTGCTTGGCCAGCTCAAGAGTGACGGCCTTGTTGTTCGCAGCCGCGCCGTCTGCGGCAGGATCCTGGTGCTTCTTGCTCAACGCCCCGATTTCGGGGTTGACGGCCTTGTCGGTACAGGCTGCGCTGGCCTTGCCGACACCCCCTGTGTTCCGCTCGAGGGTCTGGTAGACGAGAGCAGCCGACATGCCGCGGATATCCTTGGCCGCTTTGGCGTTGGTGAAGGCCTGGTCTGCGGTCTCCTGCTGCAGGCAAGCGAGGTTGGTGACTTGGCCGGCACCTTGCTTGGCCgctccgtcgccgaggagaccGAAGACCGGGTCGGCTATGGCCTTGGGGTTCTCCTTGTTGAGGAACTCGCGGgtgatgccgaggaagactTCGTGCGAGTGTTCCTGGGGAACCTCGCGCTTGACGACACGTCGGGCATGGGGGTGACGTTGGTGAGGCCCAGCGAccgcgaagccgaggagggTCGAAGTGGCGAAAGCGACTGATTGGTACTTCATCTTGTCTGAGAGGGATTGTTGAAGTCTAGATAGAGTGATTCGAACAGAAAAGACCGGCCTTCTGTCTGCTGAAGTAGTGTACGAAAATAGAGGTTACAAAGCTGTAAGTTGGAAATAGGGCACTTTTCGGCGGTGCAAAGAATGGAAGAGCTCACAGAACTCAGGATAAAGAGTGAAACGAAACGGACGAAGAGAGTGTCGTGAAAATGAGAAGATGCTGCCAAGAGGAGAGATGTCTGGTGCCGATGGGAGACCAGCCTTGGTTTATAAAGAAGACTTTGGACGGAAAACATGATCAGAGCAATCCCTGGCACATCAGGGGACATCAGACGGTGCAGAGCAGAGAGCCTCATGCTTGGCCAGCATTGGCTGGCATCCCGACGTGCTTGAGACACGAGGAGTTGAATTCAGTCGCCTCCGCAGGTGGGGgccgtccccccccccaggaAACTGAAGCGCACGTGACGACATGAGCCGAGCTGGATCGGTTAGGTCGGCGAGAAGACATTGCCAGGGACAGGATGTTGCTCGACCCGAAATCGCCGGTCTGGGTTAAGTGGCTGGCGCATCTCACCACCCTGTGGACAAGGAAGCTTCTCCCGAGGCACGTCGAGCAGGGGCATATCCATGAAGACACGCTCATCAGCGGACCATCTACGCCGCTGGTAGGCTTCCAGCCAACTACACTGCAGCGTATCTATCGCGTGTGCCGACGTGCACATGTAGATCGCGCCATGGGAGGAAAATTACCAGCGTCACAACCGGTCATGGCCGAATCCGGCAAGCAGATCAGAGAGGCTAGACTCACTTCGACGATGTGGAAGGAAAGATGAAGCGGAAGATCAGACAAACTCAGCCGCAGGTTGTCATGGAGCGAGTTtcgcccaggatgatggcGGTTGTGTCTGGGGTCGGGGTAGACGAcggtggggggaggggtccTCCCCTGTTGGCTGACAACCTGTTGCTTGTCGAGGCCCGATTTACATAGTAGGCTCCACGACAGAATGCTTGACTCCTCTAGAGACCAATGAAATATCTCGAGAGTCTCCGTCTTCAAGGAGGCTGTCTGGTGATGGTGGGTTTGAGACCATGCTTATCTTCATTTAGGGCTTAGCGTAGGGGTCTGACAGGCGCTTCAGATGTCTCTAGGGATCGATGGGTTACTTGCACGGTGGCTTCTGCGAACACCTTTTCCCATGGGCTCCATTACCCCGAGGAGAGTTGTGCGGCACAGGGGTGTCCCGTTCGGCAGTTCGTACCGAACGATGCCTGTGGAATGACTGATCTCGGTTTACGGATGGTGCGGCGGCATTCCACGGATGAACACAAGTATGGTTCAGGCAGAGAGTCCAGAGGATGTTACATTCATGAGTGTGTGTCTTCATAACTCGTGGACGATGTCAAACAAGCAGCAGCATTCAGCTGGTTGCAGTGTGGAATCGGACGGACGAGATCCAGCATCTGAGAGGGGGATTTCAGTCACTTTCAAGTACCAATAGACCTCAAAATCCATTCCGTCGACTCAGCCAAAACTTCATAGTCCCCAATGTTTTTTTGCTCCTCGAGGTGATGGGAGGACGGCATCCCACAGTCACGCGCGGGATCCGTGCGATTCCAAAAGACAATGACTCTGTCCAGACTCATGCGACACCGGTAGTGGATCTCCAACTTTTCGAGATCTGCTGTTTCAGACGATCAGAGACTTCAGACGC includes these proteins:
- a CDS encoding Oxidoreductase → MSGQQGRKIAIVGASGNIGGLTLNALRERGIHTITVLTRAGSSATFPSDVTVKKGDYSDESFLASAFRGQDVVVLQLGFDSFMTGQAPLIRAAAKAGVKWVLPTEFGSDPAPSKLLDASPLVSGKKQFRDLVEELGMSWIAVVNNPWFDWSLGQGFWGIDVAKRSARLFDGGETKFVTTTIGTTAKATAGVLSLPEPEFEAFRNRPVYLKSFHVSQRDMLGSILRATGTEEKDWKVEVQDAAAVVADCEEKAKQGDQFASLVGFYVNHMREGWGGDYNEKVADMGKLGVAEEKLDEVVARVVKEIGQ
- a CDS encoding Ribosomal protein s17 gives rise to the protein MKYQSVAFATSTLLGFAVAGPHQRHPHARRVVKREVPQEHSHEVFLGITREFLNKENPKAIADPVFGLLGDGAAKQGAGQVTNLACLQQETADQAFTNAKAAKDIRGMSAALVYQTLERNTGGVGKASAACTDKAVNPEIGALSKKHQDPAADGAAANNKAVTLELAKQLASVGGDPMLALESGTFAPGDKADTTAKGNSCDEQNDPTGCIFTQKKLVLDATPEEITAAVQGVTPTITGGTGELKATHIDLTGLPVAGQAGGAAGSSNAAGSSNAAGSSNAAAPKAATSSTAGASAADNSDAKKDNNKAGKEASCKAGNKGAAGQAAAKNGTADGNTGNAGDGGNKNGDNKNGDKNGENGNGDAKAGAGGGTNVQTFTGSLGGAPPPVIQSSGKRPFSVNGDTFVGKGAALGRSCDVQHNACARAVNSGQLDGAVSQCDEQNNKCRAQASLRRRRFVKRQAGAGAGAGGAATDFGSCSDPSIAFKDVPGRQTAAFVPNNRGDFDHGSALKIGVISGFICQRLQDSCKAPQATIDRCKQADTAAVAATQDQTAADVFNSMLTGGGASGANVTARSM
- a CDS encoding Sugar porter family MFS transporter, which gives rise to MASPSHDGVRFQQLASGRSTPRSSFDSHSAAPDPHDADDEAFALLSADASLMSDDDIEMENLESVGDDDDDDDDDCGSSAPGPSRPGHVRGLSDIDPQVQDAIDAERSLTPREAIRAYPMAVFWSLVVSLCVIMEGYDTILIGSFFAHPEFAKKYGDGQDSEGRDQLSALWQAILGNSSTVGCIFGVLANGFIVERFGQKFALISSLFVLSGCIFVTFFATNKVMLMLGQIACGLPWGVFASSAPAYASEVLPLALRVYLTTWTNMCFIIGQLMSAAVLAGLLPRRDEWSFRIPFALQWSWPVLLIPLLAFAPESPWHLVRNGQLDKAEKALSRLQRRKVNNMDAKVRLKEIIETDRMEQRHQTGTSYWDCFRGVERRRTEIACLAFAGQVLSGSSFAYNSVYFFQQAGLKPQDNYDLNVGGTALALIGTVVNWVAFMPYFGRRRIYLWGMLSMATILFVIGILDRVGRMPNAATEPIGWVQASLTLVWTFIFQLSVGQLGWAIPAEVGSTRLRQKTICVARFTYYVMSLLASTIQPYFINPNAWNLKGTTGFVWGSSAFATFVWAFFRLPETKGRTYEELDYLFHNEIPTREFESTEVDIFDGEEEKVFPSSAK
- a CDS encoding PhoD-like phosphatase, which translates into the protein MILQEDAVQPSPARPLDKLTTRQFQPICACLPSINWLSIIMVQPILAVLALAASASAAFTGNLNYFSPSKHHASLGVSINKVAKRTYASSHWDPAKLNFTHGVASGDPFEDSVILWTRAAPNADNDKSNVTVTGYVPLYDHSTEDYVKKSDSPVCVDWKISTSKTLDPVVDSGTVYTSSDVDYTVKVEARKLAPFTVYYYQFSVCNSNNTSPVGRTKTIPAKNAKVDTPIKLAVYSCSNYPFGFFNAYGNTVRKDSVDYVIHLGDYIYEYGNGEYGWGNSLGRIPLPDRQIYTLYDYRKRLATYRTDLDLVASHQNFPWIPVWDDHEVSDNTWRDGSSELNNTEASFIADGGVSVDQRKMNAVRAYFEWMPIRQVDMDDNLRIWREFNFGNLFDLVMLDTRQYDRAITDVYTNTDYIHAISNDASRSLMGPRQEAWFYKTLRESSSRGATWRVIGNQIIFSRMNESLSLGAENPLNYDQWDGYQANRNRTFQVLYEDKVDNNIFLAGDSHASWVSDLVWLGEHEYDQDTGSGSVGVEFAGSAVSSPCPAGQNITLAKANAGSAWLTGANRELQWQDLYYRGYYELSIDYDAVNASFFGIPTTRIKQGHEISLANFTVLAGENKLHRWNGSTAVGGVAESGSLKNGRVAQTNLTHDTTTGEYLKYNAP